In Streptomyces sp. NBC_00390, the following are encoded in one genomic region:
- a CDS encoding GNAT family N-acetyltransferase, translating into MTIPRTDVVIRIYGPGQVPPLLDVVADIWADAHPELVDNPGAATAGLSVPALHRQITGHLKWTGFTMVVAYAGGTDCGFGYAFPCSATYWFGPDLLDRVPQGARTERLMGLCELAVRPPWQSQGIGSQLHARLLKAIAPKWSSLLALPSNERGRYARLGYEYAGPYRNQPGGPEFDLLLMRTDSWTASPQ; encoded by the coding sequence GTGACCATCCCCCGCACCGACGTGGTGATCCGCATATACGGGCCGGGCCAGGTCCCGCCGCTGCTGGACGTCGTCGCCGACATCTGGGCCGACGCCCACCCCGAGCTCGTCGACAACCCGGGCGCGGCCACCGCCGGCCTTTCCGTGCCCGCGCTCCACCGCCAGATCACCGGCCACCTCAAGTGGACCGGGTTCACCATGGTGGTCGCGTACGCAGGCGGCACCGACTGCGGCTTCGGCTACGCCTTCCCCTGCAGCGCGACGTACTGGTTCGGCCCCGACTTGCTCGACAGAGTCCCCCAGGGTGCCCGCACCGAGCGACTGATGGGACTGTGCGAACTGGCCGTCCGGCCGCCGTGGCAGTCCCAAGGCATCGGCTCCCAGCTGCACGCCCGCCTGCTCAAAGCCATCGCCCCGAAGTGGTCCTCACTTCTCGCGCTCCCCTCGAACGAGCGGGGCCGGTACGCACGGCTCGGCTACGAGTACGCGGGCCCGTACCGCAACCAACCTGGAGGGCCCGAATTCGACCTCCTGCTGATGCGGACCGACAGCTGGACCGCATCGCCTCAGTGA
- a CDS encoding endonuclease VII domain-containing protein, with protein sequence MNKDGHPIWFEPDTEKGKGSRRTVVARWLYESENEALAKGQVLKRTCGNKRCIATGHASPGKVRRYQKPGEAAIPTHCANGHELNDENLYQHPNRNAWECRQCGWESKKRNSPEHPLRDAREPYRATDTHCHNGHFYAEVGFSVENGTRVCKACHWLKDQKSAMLRLYGLPYDEYLAMLDAQGYSCWICRRPFEIRSSTMSPHVDHCHNSRKVRGLLCRACNLGLGHFGDDINRLQAAVSYIRRHQD encoded by the coding sequence TTGAACAAGGACGGGCACCCGATCTGGTTCGAGCCGGACACCGAGAAGGGCAAGGGGTCGAGGCGAACCGTGGTCGCTCGATGGCTGTACGAGAGCGAGAACGAGGCACTGGCAAAGGGCCAGGTGCTCAAGCGAACCTGCGGGAACAAGCGTTGCATCGCTACGGGTCATGCTTCGCCGGGCAAGGTTCGCCGGTACCAGAAGCCTGGCGAGGCCGCGATACCCACCCATTGCGCGAACGGCCACGAGCTCAACGACGAGAATCTCTACCAGCATCCGAACCGCAATGCTTGGGAGTGCAGGCAGTGTGGCTGGGAGTCGAAGAAGCGCAACTCTCCAGAGCATCCTCTCCGCGATGCAAGGGAGCCCTACCGCGCCACCGACACGCACTGCCACAACGGTCATTTCTACGCCGAAGTGGGGTTCTCCGTCGAGAACGGCACGCGGGTATGCAAGGCCTGCCACTGGCTCAAGGATCAGAAGTCGGCCATGCTCCGGCTCTACGGTCTCCCGTACGACGAGTACCTGGCCATGCTGGACGCGCAGGGCTACAGCTGCTGGATCTGCCGAAGGCCCTTCGAAATACGAAGCAGCACCATGAGCCCTCATGTCGACCACTGTCACAACAGCCGCAAGGTGAGGGGCCTCCTATGCCGGGCCTGCAACCTAGGCCTGGGGCACTTCGGGGATGACATCAACCGGCTCCAAGCCGCAGTTTCGTACATCAGACGACACCAGGACTGA
- the mobF gene encoding MobF family relaxase has protein sequence MAWVSRIVDMDQVEYRLSENAGCYVHLDGGSAGEDAEPPDDAQVDYRMATAEDSGLVWIGEGLADVGLVAGAALDAAGKEAARALVNGVHPQTGERLVPAVVRAHPKAQLVGARLVEAIEQAAAAAGCEPEELFARTPKQQRKYTQLARMVNAQGERHRLQVDSLHRIARAAGIDLADVYGADELAEARAHEKDRVNVRVRAYDVVADLTKSASTLWALLGPDREADFRALVHEAKREAFAELEQWIGYGMASEDGRLHRIATGGLLGWSVEHQPARPVDDTPGDPHLHVHLVIANMARCEDGKWRAIANGGMDLHRHARAFDALFKARVRALANERFGVRYERDRRTGAWEIVGIPAELRAHYSRRAAQVDALAGADASRDEKLRVSAETRHAKHDEGDIDLRAHWRQRAEALGIDVDAMVAAAAPGPGPDGGLAAGGFTGPQIPPPDAIAREVFDPEHGLTSSKKEFHRAQLLAAVANACLYGLNTDALDRLADQVLAVRGYARALPHRGSVAMSNTDRYTTQDILDAEQVIVDQARSRYADGSAQLTADQAAAALGVFEVASGFALGDEQRLTVQRLLTAGHGVDAVIGVAGSGKTSLMEACRTGWDAVGMTYAGASLSAVAAQNLFEGSGIPVRTVASWLQRIEKGPGLRGIDVLVLDEAVMTDDRSLARLLTAAAATGTKVIGVGDPQQLQAIGPGRGFEEIHRLVRGTVLHTNRRQKDAAERLALEVWRDGGREQALRMLADGGRVHATDTAEQAHAEILTAWNEARSRWPGAHDTVANLVVLAARNTDVDVLNAGAQVIRRAAGELGTAHTYARPRGEKLTLAVGDIVRVRQNDYRSRRGAGPDVLNGYRAVVTAMDDDRSVQITWRRESGAYGQAWLTPGQIAHGALSLGYAMTIAASQGLTTDTALLYGLGANAFALYPGITRARTENHLWLPTAVLEDEETRAHLGEPGSDAERLDRALHAYAKLLKQDQPDGMVSDQLRAAPDPVAPAPSGEPAFPSWNDTGARPCGGWSSSQLTAKLTELTRRAAHAERAASERAREVTAGAVELARQPFPGRRIAAETSALIDRAEQLSKLAQQHTDTAARAGVEASRARGILDTVQRASDRNRIALRLAGTSRAEQEQLIAQYAAQTDAADEAHHQAVQAAQAAQREAWETISASPLASAIRGHDADGQVPTAAVQLELLARMRTQLPALEERINADRAEAVRSARSQVVELRASVETFRADAARIKAEQELRRRIAEQAPGQHQREAAARDEALQHQARRMTAQRRSDEQFQRQPAPRARSGPQIRP, from the coding sequence ATGGCCTGGGTCAGCCGGATCGTGGACATGGACCAGGTCGAGTACCGCCTCTCCGAGAACGCCGGGTGCTACGTGCACCTTGACGGAGGGTCGGCCGGAGAAGACGCGGAGCCGCCGGATGACGCTCAGGTCGATTACCGGATGGCGACCGCCGAGGACAGCGGACTGGTCTGGATCGGCGAGGGCCTGGCCGACGTCGGGCTGGTTGCCGGTGCGGCGCTGGATGCGGCCGGCAAAGAAGCGGCCCGAGCGCTCGTCAACGGCGTTCACCCCCAGACCGGCGAGCGGCTCGTGCCCGCCGTCGTCCGCGCACACCCGAAAGCGCAGCTCGTCGGCGCTCGGCTCGTCGAGGCGATCGAGCAGGCCGCGGCCGCCGCCGGATGCGAGCCGGAGGAGCTGTTCGCCCGGACCCCGAAGCAGCAGCGGAAGTACACACAGCTGGCGCGCATGGTGAACGCTCAGGGTGAACGGCACCGGCTCCAGGTCGACTCCCTGCACCGGATCGCCCGGGCCGCCGGCATCGACCTGGCGGACGTCTACGGCGCGGACGAACTCGCCGAGGCCCGCGCCCACGAGAAGGACCGCGTCAACGTCCGGGTCCGCGCCTACGACGTCGTCGCCGACCTGACCAAGAGCGCCTCCACCCTGTGGGCCCTGCTCGGACCGGACCGGGAGGCCGACTTCCGCGCCCTGGTCCACGAGGCCAAGCGCGAGGCCTTCGCCGAGCTGGAGCAGTGGATCGGCTACGGCATGGCGAGCGAGGACGGCCGGCTGCACCGGATCGCCACCGGCGGTCTGCTCGGCTGGAGCGTGGAGCACCAGCCCGCCCGCCCGGTCGACGACACCCCCGGCGACCCCCATCTGCACGTTCACCTGGTGATCGCGAACATGGCCCGCTGCGAGGACGGCAAGTGGCGCGCCATCGCCAACGGCGGCATGGACCTCCACCGGCACGCCCGGGCCTTCGACGCCCTCTTCAAGGCCCGCGTGCGCGCCCTGGCGAACGAGCGGTTCGGTGTGCGCTACGAGCGCGACCGCCGCACCGGAGCGTGGGAGATCGTCGGCATCCCGGCCGAGCTGCGTGCGCACTACTCCCGCCGAGCGGCCCAGGTTGACGCGCTTGCCGGGGCGGATGCCAGCCGCGACGAGAAGCTGCGCGTCTCGGCCGAGACCCGGCACGCCAAGCACGACGAGGGCGACATCGACCTGCGCGCCCACTGGCGCCAGCGCGCCGAAGCCCTCGGCATCGACGTCGACGCCATGGTCGCGGCCGCCGCCCCCGGACCCGGGCCGGACGGAGGCCTCGCCGCCGGCGGATTCACCGGACCGCAGATCCCGCCGCCGGACGCGATCGCCCGGGAGGTCTTCGACCCTGAGCACGGACTGACGAGCAGCAAGAAGGAGTTCCACCGCGCCCAGCTGCTGGCCGCCGTCGCCAACGCCTGCTTGTACGGCCTGAACACGGATGCGCTCGACCGGCTCGCCGACCAGGTCCTCGCCGTACGCGGCTACGCGCGGGCGCTTCCCCACCGCGGCTCGGTCGCCATGAGCAACACCGACCGCTACACCACCCAGGACATTCTGGATGCCGAGCAGGTCATCGTCGACCAGGCCCGCTCCCGCTACGCGGACGGATCCGCGCAGCTGACCGCAGATCAGGCCGCGGCCGCGCTGGGGGTCTTCGAGGTCGCCTCCGGTTTCGCACTCGGCGACGAGCAGCGCCTCACCGTGCAGCGGCTGCTGACCGCCGGTCACGGCGTGGACGCCGTCATCGGCGTCGCCGGATCGGGCAAGACCTCCCTCATGGAGGCCTGCCGCACCGGCTGGGACGCCGTCGGCATGACCTACGCCGGCGCCTCCCTGTCCGCCGTGGCTGCGCAGAACCTGTTCGAGGGATCCGGTATCCCCGTCCGCACGGTGGCGTCCTGGCTGCAGCGCATCGAGAAGGGCCCGGGGCTGCGCGGCATCGACGTCCTGGTCCTCGACGAAGCGGTCATGACCGACGACCGTTCCCTGGCACGACTGCTGACCGCCGCGGCCGCCACGGGCACGAAGGTGATCGGTGTCGGCGACCCCCAGCAGCTGCAGGCGATCGGCCCCGGCCGCGGATTCGAGGAGATTCACCGGCTGGTCCGCGGCACCGTCCTGCACACCAACCGCCGCCAGAAGGACGCCGCCGAGCGCCTTGCCCTGGAAGTCTGGCGCGACGGCGGCCGCGAGCAGGCCCTGCGGATGCTCGCCGACGGCGGCCGCGTCCACGCCACCGACACCGCCGAGCAGGCGCATGCGGAGATCCTGACCGCGTGGAACGAGGCACGCAGCCGCTGGCCCGGCGCGCACGACACGGTCGCGAACCTCGTGGTCCTGGCCGCCCGCAACACAGACGTCGATGTGCTCAACGCCGGAGCCCAGGTCATCCGACGTGCCGCCGGCGAACTCGGCACCGCCCACACCTATGCCCGCCCCCGGGGCGAGAAGCTCACCCTGGCGGTCGGCGACATCGTGCGCGTGCGGCAGAACGACTACCGAAGCCGGCGCGGCGCCGGACCCGACGTCCTCAACGGCTACCGCGCCGTCGTCACCGCGATGGACGACGACCGCAGCGTGCAGATCACGTGGCGGCGGGAGAGCGGCGCCTACGGGCAGGCATGGCTGACCCCCGGTCAGATCGCCCACGGTGCCCTCTCCCTGGGCTATGCGATGACCATCGCCGCCTCCCAGGGACTCACGACGGACACCGCCCTTCTGTACGGGCTCGGAGCGAACGCGTTCGCCCTCTACCCCGGCATCACCCGGGCCCGCACCGAAAACCACCTGTGGCTGCCCACCGCCGTTCTCGAGGACGAAGAGACCCGCGCCCACCTCGGAGAGCCGGGAAGTGACGCCGAGCGCCTGGACCGGGCTCTGCACGCCTACGCGAAGCTGCTCAAGCAGGATCAGCCGGACGGCATGGTCAGCGACCAGCTGCGCGCTGCTCCCGACCCCGTCGCTCCTGCCCCGAGCGGCGAGCCGGCGTTTCCGTCGTGGAACGACACGGGGGCCCGCCCGTGCGGCGGCTGGTCCTCTTCACAGCTGACGGCGAAGCTCACCGAGCTAACCCGTCGTGCCGCCCATGCCGAGCGGGCGGCGAGTGAACGGGCACGCGAAGTCACCGCCGGAGCGGTCGAGCTCGCACGCCAGCCCTTTCCCGGCCGTCGTATCGCTGCCGAGACCTCGGCCCTGATCGACAGGGCGGAGCAGCTGAGCAAGCTCGCCCAGCAGCACACCGACACTGCGGCCCGCGCAGGCGTCGAAGCCTCTCGAGCCCGCGGAATTCTCGATACGGTCCAGCGCGCGTCAGACCGCAATCGGATCGCGCTGCGCCTGGCCGGCACCTCGCGTGCAGAACAGGAGCAGTTGATCGCTCAGTACGCGGCCCAGACCGACGCCGCCGATGAAGCACACCACCAGGCCGTACAGGCGGCTCAGGCGGCGCAGCGCGAGGCATGGGAGACGATCAGCGCCTCGCCGCTCGCCAGTGCCATCCGTGGCCACGACGCCGACGGCCAGGTGCCGACCGCAGCCGTGCAACTCGAACTGCTGGCCAGGATGCGCACACAACTGCCCGCCCTCGAGGAGCGCATCAACGCCGACCGTGCCGAGGCGGTTCGAAGTGCTCGTTCCCAAGTGGTCGAACTCAGGGCAAGCGTGGAGACGTTCCGTGCTGACGCGGCCAGGATCAAGGCGGAGCAGGAGCTTCGCCGCCGCATTGCCGAGCAGGCTCCCGGTCAGCATCAGCGGGAAGCCGCTGCCCGCGACGAGGCCCTCCAGCATCAGGCCCGGCGAATGACTGCACAGCGACGGTCGGACGAGCAGTTCCAGCGGCAGCCTGCGCCGAGAGCTCGATCTGGTCCCCAGATTCGCCCTTGA
- a CDS encoding pentapeptide repeat-containing protein: MTTTGSPALSSIPPSWQHCGHGADAASDPVGCRGRQVEPHGACLAHLTDTDRSTYLTGLAPGSDLDHRGTHLTGDLLEQVLHRLHDPTTGRPCLGTARFDEATFSADAWFEKVTFSASASFRGATFEADAWFERAMFEADAWFERATFSADAVFSEATFSEGAWFRGATFEADAYFGEAMFSASAWFRGATFEADAWFERATFSEGAFFRGATFGTDAVFSKATFSEGAWFGGTRFSEGAWFERATFEADAWFGGTRFSAKASFAEATFEAASHLGPVVCNGTLSLSGARFASPVTIEAAAARLICRGTRWDSRAALRLRYAAVDLSDAVYEYPLSITTQTTPFRNEDGDVLAEGALSNATAGVSMTSLRGADASHLTLHNVDLASCIMSGTLHLDQLRLEGECPLAPAPSGLRRRGLIPVRWTARRTLAEEQYWRAAQGRSGWREAPEGVEVVGPAVLAPVYRRLRKLFEDGKNEPDAADFYYGEMDMRRHDPKRPRAERALLALYWAVSGYGLRSSRALGWLLGAMSATVLVMMLWGIPTDDPKPATTGRLTGQKISLTTDKPDPLDPTGPLSSRLTSERWEKSLRVVVNSVVFRSSGQDLTIAGTYTEMASRLTEPVLLGLAALAIRGRVKR, from the coding sequence ATGACGACCACCGGCTCCCCGGCTCTCTCGTCCATTCCCCCGTCCTGGCAGCACTGCGGACACGGCGCGGACGCAGCCAGCGATCCGGTGGGTTGCCGCGGCCGGCAGGTGGAGCCGCACGGCGCGTGCCTGGCTCACCTCACCGATACCGACCGGTCCACCTACCTCACCGGGCTGGCACCCGGCAGCGACCTCGACCACCGGGGCACCCACTTAACTGGAGATCTGCTGGAGCAGGTCCTGCACAGGCTCCACGACCCCACCACCGGACGCCCCTGCCTCGGCACTGCCCGGTTCGACGAGGCGACGTTCTCCGCGGACGCCTGGTTCGAAAAGGTGACGTTCTCCGCCAGCGCCTCGTTCCGCGGGGCGACGTTCGAGGCGGACGCCTGGTTCGAAAGGGCGATGTTCGAGGCGGACGCCTGGTTCGAAAGGGCGACGTTCTCTGCCGACGCTGTGTTCAGCGAGGCGACCTTCTCCGAGGGCGCATGGTTCCGCGGGGCGACGTTCGAGGCGGACGCCTATTTCGGCGAGGCGATGTTCTCCGCCAGCGCATGGTTCCGCGGGGCGACGTTCGAGGCGGACGCCTGGTTCGAAAGGGCGACGTTCTCCGAGGGCGCCTTTTTCCGCGGGGCGACGTTCGGCACCGACGCCGTGTTCAGCAAGGCGACGTTCTCCGAGGGCGCCTGGTTTGGCGGGACGAGGTTCTCCGAGGGCGCCTGGTTCGAAAGGGCGACGTTCGAGGCGGACGCCTGGTTTGGCGGGACGAGGTTCTCCGCCAAAGCCTCGTTCGCAGAGGCGACGTTCGAGGCGGCTTCGCACCTGGGCCCGGTGGTGTGTAACGGCACTCTGTCTCTTTCCGGGGCACGATTCGCGAGTCCGGTGACCATTGAGGCGGCGGCGGCCCGTCTGATATGCCGAGGGACCCGATGGGATTCCAGGGCCGCTTTGAGGCTGCGCTACGCCGCGGTTGACCTGAGTGATGCTGTGTACGAATACCCGCTGAGCATCACCACGCAGACCACACCCTTCCGGAATGAGGATGGAGATGTCTTGGCGGAGGGCGCGCTGAGCAACGCCACCGCGGGGGTGAGCATGACCTCGCTGCGCGGAGCGGACGCGTCGCACCTGACGCTCCACAACGTGGACCTCGCTTCCTGCATCATGTCGGGCACCCTCCACCTGGACCAGCTCCGCTTGGAAGGCGAGTGCCCACTTGCGCCTGCCCCTTCCGGCCTGCGCCGGCGGGGGCTGATTCCGGTGCGGTGGACTGCCCGGCGGACGTTGGCCGAGGAGCAGTACTGGCGCGCCGCGCAAGGGCGATCTGGGTGGCGGGAGGCTCCAGAAGGGGTGGAGGTGGTCGGACCTGCGGTGCTGGCGCCGGTGTACCGGCGGCTGCGCAAGTTGTTCGAGGACGGTAAGAACGAGCCGGACGCCGCGGACTTCTACTACGGCGAGATGGACATGCGCCGCCACGATCCGAAGCGGCCGCGTGCCGAGCGTGCGCTGCTCGCTCTGTACTGGGCAGTGTCCGGGTACGGACTGCGGTCCTCCCGCGCACTGGGCTGGCTGCTGGGAGCCATGTCTGCCACCGTGCTGGTGATGATGCTGTGGGGCATACCCACCGACGACCCGAAGCCCGCCACCACCGGACGGCTGACCGGACAGAAGATCTCCCTGACCACCGACAAGCCCGACCCGCTCGACCCCACCGGCCCACTGAGCTCCCGGCTCACCTCCGAGCGGTGGGAGAAGTCCCTCCGAGTCGTGGTGAACTCGGTCGTCTTCCGCTCCTCCGGCCAAGACCTCACCATCGCCGGCACCTACACCGAGATGGCCTCCCGCCTGACCGAACCCGTGCTGCTCGGCCTCGCCGCTCTCGCCATCCGCGGCCGCGTCAAACGGTAG
- a CDS encoding peptidoglycan DD-metalloendopeptidase family protein, with the protein MTPVAFGVGVVMLIAAFDDEDGGGGSIQQPAGSGLRIGKNGVPPQYAQLVLDASASCDQGLPPAILAAQLKQESGFRADAGSPAGAQGIAQFMPGTWESWKVDGNGDGKASVWDPEDAIPAQANFMCSLLKKGKKHPEYRGSPIEQALAGYNAGWGRVDQYRGVPPVTFANGETYNYVKNIMAMSADMAASGSDASAGWTLPTDGPAGTPYHQRGSMWSSGYHTGIDFVVPVGSPLRSIGPGTVVTAGPGGPYGNQVVIRHPDGMYSQYAHLSRLEVRAGQKVEGGTRIGLSGATGNVSGPHLHFEVRTGPAYGSDISPIPYLRQHGLNI; encoded by the coding sequence ATGACCCCCGTCGCGTTCGGGGTCGGAGTGGTCATGCTGATCGCTGCGTTCGATGACGAAGACGGTGGCGGCGGCAGCATTCAGCAGCCGGCCGGCAGCGGGCTCCGGATCGGCAAGAACGGGGTGCCGCCGCAGTACGCGCAATTGGTTCTTGACGCCTCCGCCTCGTGCGATCAGGGCCTGCCACCCGCGATCCTGGCGGCGCAGCTGAAGCAGGAGTCGGGTTTCAGGGCCGATGCTGGATCTCCCGCAGGCGCGCAGGGCATCGCGCAATTCATGCCCGGTACGTGGGAGAGCTGGAAGGTGGATGGCAACGGCGACGGCAAGGCAAGCGTCTGGGACCCGGAGGACGCCATCCCGGCCCAGGCCAACTTCATGTGCTCACTGCTGAAGAAGGGCAAGAAGCATCCCGAGTACCGGGGAAGCCCGATAGAGCAGGCACTGGCCGGCTACAACGCCGGCTGGGGCCGTGTCGATCAGTACCGCGGCGTACCGCCCGTCACCTTCGCCAACGGCGAGACGTACAACTACGTCAAGAACATCATGGCGATGTCAGCCGACATGGCGGCGAGCGGTTCCGACGCCTCTGCTGGCTGGACCCTGCCGACCGACGGCCCCGCCGGCACCCCCTACCACCAGCGCGGCTCCATGTGGTCCAGCGGCTACCACACCGGCATCGACTTCGTCGTGCCGGTCGGGTCTCCCCTCAGGTCCATCGGCCCCGGCACCGTCGTCACGGCCGGCCCGGGCGGCCCTTACGGCAACCAGGTCGTCATCCGCCATCCTGACGGCATGTACAGCCAGTACGCCCACCTCTCCCGACTCGAGGTCAGGGCGGGGCAGAAGGTGGAGGGAGGCACCCGCATCGGCCTGTCCGGCGCCACCGGCAACGTCTCCGGACCACACCTGCACTTCGAAGTGCGCACCGGCCCCGCCTACGGCTCGGACATCAGCCCGATCCCCTACCTGCGGCAGCATGGCCTGAACATCTGA
- a CDS encoding YncE family protein, whose amino-acid sequence MSGIAVGAPRPGSTGRRHGGGGSWWVLVRAWVAGLAVLAGLALPLALATPAAAAQGGTFAYVANTLDDTVSVIDTATNTVTTTIPVGDNPLQAALTPDGKRVYVTNFGTDNVSVIDTTSNTVTDTIAVGSGPRGVAATPDGTRVYVTNVTSDNVSVIDTATNTVTTTIPVGDGAVDVAITPDGTRAYVTNLFDSNVSVIDTATNTVTTTIPVGSFPQDLAVTPDGTRVYVVNGGSDNVSVIDTVTDTVTTTIPVGTSPLALAITPDSAFVYVTNVLDGTVSVIDTATNTVTATIPVGTFPQGAAVTPDGTRVYVANTTSNNVSVIDTASNTVVDTIPVGTEPFGVSIGRVPATSVATCPPGSPLTGGGFQLTGPPPNDLTSRPVDDSWEVSLTNQTSEDITFTPYAVCADITP is encoded by the coding sequence ATGTCGGGTATCGCAGTAGGCGCACCACGGCCGGGAAGTACAGGGAGGCGCCACGGCGGCGGGGGTTCGTGGTGGGTGCTGGTGCGGGCCTGGGTGGCGGGACTGGCCGTGCTGGCGGGCCTGGCCCTCCCTCTCGCCCTGGCCACCCCCGCCGCGGCTGCCCAGGGCGGAACCTTCGCCTACGTCGCCAACACCCTCGATGACACGGTGTCGGTGATCGACACCGCAACCAACACCGTCACCACCACCATCCCCGTCGGCGACAACCCCCTCCAGGCGGCGCTCACACCCGACGGCAAGCGCGTCTACGTCACGAACTTCGGCACGGACAACGTCTCGGTGATCGACACCACCAGCAACACGGTCACCGACACCATCGCCGTCGGCAGCGGACCCCGCGGGGTGGCGGCCACCCCCGACGGCACCCGCGTCTACGTCACCAACGTCACCTCGGACAACGTCTCGGTGATCGACACGGCAACCAACACCGTCACCACCACCATCCCCGTCGGCGACGGCGCAGTGGATGTGGCAATCACCCCGGACGGCACCCGGGCGTACGTCACCAACCTCTTTGACAGCAATGTGTCGGTGATCGACACGGCAACCAACACCGTCACCACCACCATCCCCGTCGGCAGCTTCCCTCAAGATCTCGCGGTCACCCCGGACGGCACACGCGTCTACGTGGTCAACGGCGGCTCAGACAACGTGTCGGTGATCGACACCGTCACCGACACCGTCACCACCACCATCCCCGTCGGCACTTCGCCCCTCGCTCTGGCGATCACACCCGACAGCGCCTTCGTCTACGTCACCAACGTGTTGGACGGCACGGTGTCGGTGATCGACACCGCAACCAACACCGTCACCGCCACCATCCCCGTCGGCACATTCCCCCAGGGTGCAGCGGTCACCCCCGACGGCACCCGCGTCTACGTGGCCAACACCACCTCGAACAACGTGTCGGTGATCGACACCGCAAGCAACACCGTCGTCGACACGATCCCCGTCGGCACCGAACCCTTCGGTGTGTCGATCGGGAGAGTGCCTGCGACATCCGTGGCCACGTGCCCTCCGGGCAGCCCCCTCACCGGCGGCGGATTCCAGCTCACCGGCCCGCCGCCGAACGACCTCACCAGCCGGCCGGTAGACGACTCGTGGGAAGTGTCCCTGACCAACCAGACCAGCGAGGACATCACCTTCACCCCCTACGCGGTCTGCGCCGACATCACGCCGTAG